The DNA segment CGGTCTGCTCAAACACGGCGATTTACTGGTCGTCAATGACACCAGAGTATTGCCCTCCCGGTTAATAGCCAGACGGCACTCCGGCGGCACCATCAAGCTACTCTTGCTCAAGCCTCAGGCCACCAACACCGCCATCTGGGAGGCAATGGTGACGCCAATCAAGCGCCTCAAAGTCGGTGAGGTCTTGCAAGTAGAAAAGTCAGATGGCACCACTGGCACAATTACAGTCGAAGGCTTTAACACAGGACCAGACGGATTTAAACGCATCCTGGTAAATCTGGGAGCAAAAGAAAATGTCTTTGAGCTGCTCAATCAAATTGGCTTTGCGCCACTGCCCCCATATATACAACGCAATTATCAAACCACCGCGCACCGCATGGAAGATTTGCTGCTTTACCAGACTATGTTTGCCACTGTGCCCGGTGCCGTCGCAGCCCCTACCGCTGGCTTGCACTTTACACCACAAGTGACAGCAGCACTCAAAGAAGCCGGTATTGAGACAACGACAGTAACACTGCACGTCGGTGCTGGTACATTTAAACCAATCGAAGAATCCGTTGAAAGCCACACAATTGAAGAAGAGACTTACACGGTATCCCAAGA comes from the Candidatus Obscuribacter sp. genome and includes:
- the queA gene encoding tRNA preQ1(34) S-adenosylmethionine ribosyltransferase-isomerase QueA; translated protein: MPKPQLAIEDYEYDLPESLIAQKPLDKKDQSRLFVVDRESGKFSHKHFYELPGLLKHGDLLVVNDTRVLPSRLIARRHSGGTIKLLLLKPQATNTAIWEAMVTPIKRLKVGEVLQVEKSDGTTGTITVEGFNTGPDGFKRILVNLGAKENVFELLNQIGFAPLPPYIQRNYQTTAHRMEDLLLYQTMFATVPGAVAAPTAGLHFTPQVTAALKEAGIETTTVTLHVGAGTFKPIEESVESHTIEEETYTVSQESADKINQAKKEGRRVIAVGTTSLRTLETAGASGTVQAAQNARTALYVKPGFDFQIVDAMITNFHLSRSSLLVLVAAFTGRELIMDAYKQAIDMKYRFYSYGDAMLIL